From the genome of Onthophagus taurus isolate NC chromosome 5, IU_Otau_3.0, whole genome shotgun sequence, one region includes:
- the LOC111420005 gene encoding slowpoke-binding protein isoform X4 — protein sequence MLKMKLPEKSRGHFLNQTQNVTHPWVATFLVFVGIGIFAIAAFWIKRCKSSSPKHEYSALRLDVGADKVKYERELRDGMYTTCSQYLGNHDRYELRTHLGNIGSRSDKHWFIVQDKKLDAPRLLTLVTLPPSCPIEPSVLTKETVLSLFRSLQHPYIHPVLDVEFWDKGVALVSPLNPSGSLRDIIYNSAWQEEYHYKYHSRGEGLPLRQIQCLGRQILEALLFLKNRHFPPFHHLTSSNIIIQNGVARLAALENPLFGLPPKNGAENVAFGRILYEMTVGYEISSHHHFDVELASFPKIAEVLQLIFKRNLSVEEILRCDLFRGVELRELRGANTSFTMPGDVLELLENVRCVPDKMIINKRHHRGERYKKIYNLVQVTGKTVIQIKKMKEVN from the exons atgttaaaaatgaaacttcCCGAGAAAAGTCGTGGGcattttttgaatcaaacGCAAAATGTAACCCATCCGTGG gtTGCAACGTTTTTGGTTTTTGTTGGGATTGGAATTTTCGCAATCGCCGCCTTTTGGATCAAAAGATGCAA aTCGAGTAGTCCAAAACACGAATACAGCGCGTTAAGATTGGATGTTGGCGCGGATAAAGTAAAATACGAACGAGAATTGCGAGATGGAATGTACACAACATGCAGCCAATATTTGGGGAATCACGATCGATACGAATTAAGGACGCATTTAGGAAATATTGGGTCAAGATCCGATAAACATtg GTTCATCGTGcaagataaaaaattagaCGCTCCGCGTTTATTAACATTGGTAACTTTACCACCATCGTGTCCAATAGAGCCGTCCGTTCTGACGAAAGAAACCGTCTTATCGTTATTTCGAAGCTTACAACATCCTTACATCCACCCCGTTTTAGACGTGGAGTTTTGGGATAAAGGCGTTGCTCTCGTCAGCCCTTTAAATCCATCCGGTAGCTTAAGGGATATCATTTATAACTCCGCGTGGCAAGAAGAGTATCATTATAAGTATCATAGTCGCGGGGAAGGACTTCCTTTAAGACaa atccaATGTCTTGGGAGGCAAATTTTAGAagcacttttatttttaaaaaatcgccacTTTCCCCCATTCCACCACCTAACTTCGTCAAATATCATCATACAAAACGGCGTTGCGCGTTTGGCGGCTTTAGAAAATCCCCTTTTTGGGTTACCCCCTAAAAATGGGGCTGAAAACGTCGCTTTCGGGCGGATTTTGTACGAAATGACCGTTGGTTACGAAATTTCGTCACATCACCACTTCGACGTCGAACTTGCAAGTTTTCCCAAAATCGCTGAAGTTTTACAACTTATTTTTAAACGCAATTTAAGCGTTGAAGAGATTTTGCGTTGCGATTTATTTCGGGGGGTCGAATTGAGGGAGTTGAGAGGCGCAAATACGAGCTTTACGATGCCTGGGGATGTTTTGGAGTTGTTGGAGAACGTGAGATGCGTCCCGgataaaatgataataaataaaag ACATCATCGAGGCGAGCGttacaagaaaatttataacttGGTTCAAGTGACGGGAAAGACCGTTATTCAAATTAAGAAGATGAAGGAAGTTAATTga
- the LOC111420005 gene encoding slowpoke-binding protein isoform X2, with translation MFNFYQNMNKKDDQDKGEEVIGHDRFYQERPSRSSVRKKKKITKRTKSVAEIPQLTDSAVQKRNAFSLSRSRSSENTTKSMNELITCNIFLRRSSSPKHEYSALRLDVGADKVKYERELRDGMYTTCSQYLGNHDRYELRTHLGNIGSRSDKHWFIVQDKKLDAPRLLTLVTLPPSCPIEPSVLTKETVLSLFRSLQHPYIHPVLDVEFWDKGVALVSPLNPSGSLRDIIYNSAWQEEYHYKYHSRGEGLPLRQIQCLGRQILEALLFLKNRHFPPFHHLTSSNIIIQNGVARLAALENPLFGLPPKNGAENVAFGRILYEMTVGYEISSHHHFDVELASFPKIAEVLQLIFKRNLSVEEILRCDLFRGVELRELRGANTSFTMPGDVLELLENVRCVPDKMIINKSKAVSFARILEDIIEEEPDSVSLEIVESR, from the exons atgtttaatttttatcaaaacatgaaTAAAAAAGACGATCAAGATAAAGGTGAAGAGGTAATTGGTCACGATCGGTTTTACCAAGAAAGACCGTCGCGATCGAGCGTCcgcaagaagaaaaaaatcacaaaaagaaCGAAAAGCGTCGCTGAAATTCCTCAATTAACCGACTCGGCCGTTCAGAAACGCAACGCTTTTTCGCTGAGCAGAAGTAGAAGCTCGGAAAACACGACGAAATCCAtgaacgaattaatcacgtgcaacatttttcttagacg aTCGAGTAGTCCAAAACACGAATACAGCGCGTTAAGATTGGATGTTGGCGCGGATAAAGTAAAATACGAACGAGAATTGCGAGATGGAATGTACACAACATGCAGCCAATATTTGGGGAATCACGATCGATACGAATTAAGGACGCATTTAGGAAATATTGGGTCAAGATCCGATAAACATtg GTTCATCGTGcaagataaaaaattagaCGCTCCGCGTTTATTAACATTGGTAACTTTACCACCATCGTGTCCAATAGAGCCGTCCGTTCTGACGAAAGAAACCGTCTTATCGTTATTTCGAAGCTTACAACATCCTTACATCCACCCCGTTTTAGACGTGGAGTTTTGGGATAAAGGCGTTGCTCTCGTCAGCCCTTTAAATCCATCCGGTAGCTTAAGGGATATCATTTATAACTCCGCGTGGCAAGAAGAGTATCATTATAAGTATCATAGTCGCGGGGAAGGACTTCCTTTAAGACaa atccaATGTCTTGGGAGGCAAATTTTAGAagcacttttatttttaaaaaatcgccacTTTCCCCCATTCCACCACCTAACTTCGTCAAATATCATCATACAAAACGGCGTTGCGCGTTTGGCGGCTTTAGAAAATCCCCTTTTTGGGTTACCCCCTAAAAATGGGGCTGAAAACGTCGCTTTCGGGCGGATTTTGTACGAAATGACCGTTGGTTACGAAATTTCGTCACATCACCACTTCGACGTCGAACTTGCAAGTTTTCCCAAAATCGCTGAAGTTTTACAACTTATTTTTAAACGCAATTTAAGCGTTGAAGAGATTTTGCGTTGCGATTTATTTCGGGGGGTCGAATTGAGGGAGTTGAGAGGCGCAAATACGAGCTTTACGATGCCTGGGGATGTTTTGGAGTTGTTGGAGAACGTGAGATGCGTCCCGgataaaatgataataaataaaag TAAGGCGGTTTCTTTTGCGAGGATTTTGGAGGATATAATCGAAGAGGAACCCGACTCAGTTTCGCTAGAAATCGTAGAATCTCGGTAg
- the LOC111420005 gene encoding slowpoke-binding protein isoform X3, giving the protein MFNFYQNMNKKDDQDKGEEVIGHDRFYQERPSRSSVRKKKKITKRTKSVAEIPQLTDSAVQKRNAFSLSRSRSSENTTKSMNELITCNIFLRRSSSPKHEYSALRLDVGADKVKYERELRDGMYTTCSQYLGNHDRYELRTHLGNIGSRSDKHWFIVQDKKLDAPRLLTLVTLPPSCPIEPSVLTKETVLSLFRSLQHPYIHPVLDVEFWDKGVALVSPLNPSGSLRDIIYNSAWQEEYHYKYHSRGEGLPLRQIQCLGRQILEALLFLKNRHFPPFHHLTSSNIIIQNGVARLAALENPLFGLPPKNGAENVAFGRILYEMTVGYEISSHHHFDVELASFPKIAEVLQLIFKRNLSVEEILRCDLFRGVELRELRGANTSFTMPGDVLELLENVRCVPDKMIINKSHEYFNPLDN; this is encoded by the exons atgtttaatttttatcaaaacatgaaTAAAAAAGACGATCAAGATAAAGGTGAAGAGGTAATTGGTCACGATCGGTTTTACCAAGAAAGACCGTCGCGATCGAGCGTCcgcaagaagaaaaaaatcacaaaaagaaCGAAAAGCGTCGCTGAAATTCCTCAATTAACCGACTCGGCCGTTCAGAAACGCAACGCTTTTTCGCTGAGCAGAAGTAGAAGCTCGGAAAACACGACGAAATCCAtgaacgaattaatcacgtgcaacatttttcttagacg aTCGAGTAGTCCAAAACACGAATACAGCGCGTTAAGATTGGATGTTGGCGCGGATAAAGTAAAATACGAACGAGAATTGCGAGATGGAATGTACACAACATGCAGCCAATATTTGGGGAATCACGATCGATACGAATTAAGGACGCATTTAGGAAATATTGGGTCAAGATCCGATAAACATtg GTTCATCGTGcaagataaaaaattagaCGCTCCGCGTTTATTAACATTGGTAACTTTACCACCATCGTGTCCAATAGAGCCGTCCGTTCTGACGAAAGAAACCGTCTTATCGTTATTTCGAAGCTTACAACATCCTTACATCCACCCCGTTTTAGACGTGGAGTTTTGGGATAAAGGCGTTGCTCTCGTCAGCCCTTTAAATCCATCCGGTAGCTTAAGGGATATCATTTATAACTCCGCGTGGCAAGAAGAGTATCATTATAAGTATCATAGTCGCGGGGAAGGACTTCCTTTAAGACaa atccaATGTCTTGGGAGGCAAATTTTAGAagcacttttatttttaaaaaatcgccacTTTCCCCCATTCCACCACCTAACTTCGTCAAATATCATCATACAAAACGGCGTTGCGCGTTTGGCGGCTTTAGAAAATCCCCTTTTTGGGTTACCCCCTAAAAATGGGGCTGAAAACGTCGCTTTCGGGCGGATTTTGTACGAAATGACCGTTGGTTACGAAATTTCGTCACATCACCACTTCGACGTCGAACTTGCAAGTTTTCCCAAAATCGCTGAAGTTTTACAACTTATTTTTAAACGCAATTTAAGCGTTGAAGAGATTTTGCGTTGCGATTTATTTCGGGGGGTCGAATTGAGGGAGTTGAGAGGCGCAAATACGAGCTTTACGATGCCTGGGGATGTTTTGGAGTTGTTGGAGAACGTGAGATGCGTCCCGgataaaatgataataaataaaag TCATGAATATTTTAATCCTTTGGATAATtag
- the LOC111420005 gene encoding slowpoke-binding protein isoform X1, with product MFNFYQNMNKKDDQDKGEEVIGHDRFYQERPSRSSVRKKKKITKRTKSVAEIPQLTDSAVQKRNAFSLSRSRSSENTTKSMNELITCNIFLRRSSSPKHEYSALRLDVGADKVKYERELRDGMYTTCSQYLGNHDRYELRTHLGNIGSRSDKHWFIVQDKKLDAPRLLTLVTLPPSCPIEPSVLTKETVLSLFRSLQHPYIHPVLDVEFWDKGVALVSPLNPSGSLRDIIYNSAWQEEYHYKYHSRGEGLPLRQIQCLGRQILEALLFLKNRHFPPFHHLTSSNIIIQNGVARLAALENPLFGLPPKNGAENVAFGRILYEMTVGYEISSHHHFDVELASFPKIAEVLQLIFKRNLSVEEILRCDLFRGVELRELRGANTSFTMPGDVLELLENVRCVPDKMIINKRHHRGERYKKIYNLVQVTGKTVIQIKKMKEVN from the exons atgtttaatttttatcaaaacatgaaTAAAAAAGACGATCAAGATAAAGGTGAAGAGGTAATTGGTCACGATCGGTTTTACCAAGAAAGACCGTCGCGATCGAGCGTCcgcaagaagaaaaaaatcacaaaaagaaCGAAAAGCGTCGCTGAAATTCCTCAATTAACCGACTCGGCCGTTCAGAAACGCAACGCTTTTTCGCTGAGCAGAAGTAGAAGCTCGGAAAACACGACGAAATCCAtgaacgaattaatcacgtgcaacatttttcttagacg aTCGAGTAGTCCAAAACACGAATACAGCGCGTTAAGATTGGATGTTGGCGCGGATAAAGTAAAATACGAACGAGAATTGCGAGATGGAATGTACACAACATGCAGCCAATATTTGGGGAATCACGATCGATACGAATTAAGGACGCATTTAGGAAATATTGGGTCAAGATCCGATAAACATtg GTTCATCGTGcaagataaaaaattagaCGCTCCGCGTTTATTAACATTGGTAACTTTACCACCATCGTGTCCAATAGAGCCGTCCGTTCTGACGAAAGAAACCGTCTTATCGTTATTTCGAAGCTTACAACATCCTTACATCCACCCCGTTTTAGACGTGGAGTTTTGGGATAAAGGCGTTGCTCTCGTCAGCCCTTTAAATCCATCCGGTAGCTTAAGGGATATCATTTATAACTCCGCGTGGCAAGAAGAGTATCATTATAAGTATCATAGTCGCGGGGAAGGACTTCCTTTAAGACaa atccaATGTCTTGGGAGGCAAATTTTAGAagcacttttatttttaaaaaatcgccacTTTCCCCCATTCCACCACCTAACTTCGTCAAATATCATCATACAAAACGGCGTTGCGCGTTTGGCGGCTTTAGAAAATCCCCTTTTTGGGTTACCCCCTAAAAATGGGGCTGAAAACGTCGCTTTCGGGCGGATTTTGTACGAAATGACCGTTGGTTACGAAATTTCGTCACATCACCACTTCGACGTCGAACTTGCAAGTTTTCCCAAAATCGCTGAAGTTTTACAACTTATTTTTAAACGCAATTTAAGCGTTGAAGAGATTTTGCGTTGCGATTTATTTCGGGGGGTCGAATTGAGGGAGTTGAGAGGCGCAAATACGAGCTTTACGATGCCTGGGGATGTTTTGGAGTTGTTGGAGAACGTGAGATGCGTCCCGgataaaatgataataaataaaag ACATCATCGAGGCGAGCGttacaagaaaatttataacttGGTTCAAGTGACGGGAAAGACCGTTATTCAAATTAAGAAGATGAAGGAAGTTAATTga